A stretch of Arachis hypogaea cultivar Tifrunner chromosome 15, arahy.Tifrunner.gnm2.J5K5, whole genome shotgun sequence DNA encodes these proteins:
- the LOC112747443 gene encoding uncharacterized protein At1g32220, chloroplastic-like, with amino-acid sequence MASFLTLPAISSRPIIPSAFYLKRPVFQSPPTLHFKQNRFSVSSSSAETGYRADSRSNTIDVVAEIKSERIVVLGGSGFVGSAICKAAVSKGIEVISLSRSGRPTYPDAWVDQVTWIAGDVFYVNWDEVLVGATAVVSTLGGFGSEEQMKRINGEANVVAVNAAKEYGIPKFILISVHDYNLPSFLLSSGYFTGKRKAESEVLSKYPSSGIVLRPGFIYGKRRVDGFEIPLDLVGVPAERILKATENFIKPLSSLPASDLFLTPPVSVDDVAFAVINGVLDDDFFGIFTIDQIKEAAEKVRA; translated from the exons ATGGCGTCTTTTCTCACTCTACCAGCTATTTCCTCACGACCCATAATTCCCAGTGCCTTCTATCTCAAGAGACCCGTCTTTCAATCCCCACCCACTTTGCATTTCAAACAAAACCG GTTTTCTGTTAGCAGCAGTTCTGCAGAAACAGGTTACAGGGCCGATTCCAGATCTAACACTATAGATGTTGTGGCTGAGATTAAAAGCGAAAGG ATTGTAGTCTTGGGAGGGAGTGGTTTTGTTGGTTCTGCCATATGCAAGGCAGCAGTATCCAAGGGCATAGAAGTCATAAGCCTAAGCAG ATCAGGACGTCCTACTTATCCAGATGCATGGGTAGATCAAGTTACTTGGATTGCAG GTGATGTTTTTTATGTGAATTGGGATGAAGTATTAGTTGGAGCAACTGCGGttgtttcaacacttggtgggTTTGGTAGCGAAGAACAGATGAAAAGGATTAACGGCGAGGCTAATGTCGTGGCTGTGAATGCTGCAAAGGAATATG GAATTCCGAAATTCATCTTGATCTCAGTTCATGATTACAACTTACCGTCATTCTTACTTTCATCGGGGTACTTCACAGGAAAAAGGAAAGCGGAATCTGAGGTTCTCTCTAAATACCCGAGTTCAG GTATTGTATTGAGACCTGGATTCATATATGGGAAAAGGAGAGTGGATGGTTTTGAGATCCCTTTGGATTTAGTTGGGGTACCAGCTGAGAGAATTCTAAAAGCAACAGAGAACTTCATCAAACCATTAAGCTCTCTCCCTGCATCTGATTTGTTCTTAACCCCACCTGTTAGTGTTGATGATGTTGCATTTGCAGTTATCAATGGTGTCTTAGACGATGATTTCTTTGGCATTTTCACCATTGACCAGATCAAAGAAGCTGCTGAAAAAGTGAGGGCATGA
- the LOC112747441 gene encoding uncharacterized protein: MGKEGDLWDDSALINAFDHAISTFKKMHKNKNNSKDESAGAEAEAEDEAETVMGATAEENGSSGDFRNLDTARDVDEKSNIPAADTPDLGETGSVPKLGDDCHAEPQVGHTCQDSTRGQGIQSEHDAYAYAQGVEEYNQLVVQYNELEEKRLKIWEQLNQYSAWNYKYDATATSSGVPYSNVQDYSMSPYQVSDPNVVCTCCPCFSQCSMASCTSAPGCSLDESGVGKPCNSHYVEMDHKMPFPCEDGKIHKIAMGAAEQALSSIRTTISGDSNVNEEKERTISEPKQTSGSGTDLTALLNAWYSAGFYTGKYLAEQSMANRK, from the exons ATGGGTAAAGAAGGAGACTTGTGGGATGATTCTGCTCTCATCAATGCCTTCGACCACGCCATTTCTACTTTCAAG AAAAtgcacaagaacaagaacaatagcaaggatgAATCAGCTGGAGCTGAGGCTGAGGCTGAGGATGAGGCTGAGACAGTGATGGGCGCCACCGCTGAAGAAAATGGTTCTAGTGGCGACTTTCGAAATCTTGACACTGCAAG GGATGTTGATGAGAAGAGCAATATTCCAGCTGCTGATACACCTGATTTAGGTGAGACTGGTTCTGTGCCGAAGTTGGGAGATGATTGTCATGCTGAGCCGCAGGTAGGACATACTTGTCAGGATTCAACAAGGGGCCAAGGCATCCAAAGTGAGCATGATGCTTATGCATATGCACAAGGTGTGGAGGAATATAATCAGTTAGTTGTTCAGTATAATGAACTTGAGGAGAAAAGGCTGAAGATTTGGGAGCAACTTAATCAGTATAGTGCTTGGAATTACAAATATGATGCTACTGCTACTAGTTCTGGTGTACCATATTCCAATGTGCAGGATTATTCAATGTCTCCTTACCAAGTTTCTGATCCAAATGTTGTTTGCACGTGTTGCCCGTGTTTTAGTCAATGTTCAATGGCTTCTTGCACATCTGCTCCCGGTTGTTCTCTAGATGAATCAGGTGTTGGTAAACCTTGTAACAGTCATTATGTGGAAATGGATCATAAAATGCCATTTCCATGTGAGGATGGTAAAATCCACAAAATAGCAATGGGAGCAGCAGAGCAGGCACTGTCGTCCATTAGAACAACCATTTCTGGTGATTCTAATGTGAATGAAG AGAAAGAGAGAACAATTTCTGAACCCAAACAAACTAGTGGCTCAGGAACAGATCTTACTGCTCTTTTGAATGCTTGGTATTCTGCGGGCTTCTATACTGGAAA GTATCTTGCTGAACAATCCATGgctaatagaaaatag
- the LOC112747444 gene encoding glycerol-3-phosphate acyltransferase, chloroplastic-like, with protein MNGSLAQRAAQGVFTIFSNASSSHSQSPFPAFFVPRVSSFSSKPPPPPSSSSSSVYYTSCSCYCASSLYSIKPKIKAQDYLASPPKMAAVSTRTFLNARSEQELLSGIKKEAQSGNLPAHVAAGMEEVYKNYKSAVVKSGNPKADEIVLSNMSAFLDRIALDVSDPFVFEPHHKAKREPFDYYTFGQNYIRPLIDFKNSYVGNMPLFTEMEERLKKGHNIILMSNHQTEADPAVIALLIEKKAPHLAENMIYVAGDRVVTDPLCKPFSIGRNLICVYSKKHMLDDPSQIEMKKKANTRSLKEMAVLLRGGSQLIWIAPSGGRDRTDPKTGEFVPAPFDPASVDNMRRLVENSGPPGHIYPMALLCYDIMPPPATVEKKIGEKRIISFHGTALSVTPPISFSGGKPEQAKDDYTKVLYDSVTEQYTVLKAAVHGKKGLQASTPKVSLSQPWN; from the exons ATGAACGGGTCTCTCGCTCAGCGTGCGGCACAGGGCGTGTTTACCATATTCAGCAATGCTTCTTCTTCTCATTCTCAGTCTCCGTTTCCCGCATTCTTCGTTCCTAGGGTTTCTTCCTTCTCTTCAaagcctcctcctcctccttcctcttcttcttcatccgtTTACTATACTTCCTGTTCTTGCTATTGCGCCTCTTCTCTCTACTCTATTAAGCCTAAGATTAAGGCACAAGACTATCTTGCCTCTCCTCCCAAAATGGCAGCTGTCTCTACCCGCACTTTCCTCAACGCTCGCTCTGAACAAg AGCTTCTTTCTGGAATCAAGAAGGAAGCACAATCAGGAAATCTGCCTGCTCATGTTGCTGCAGGCATGGAAGAAGTGTACAAAAACTATAAAAGTGCA GTAGTCAAAAGTGGAAATCCCAAGGCAGACGAGATTGTTTTGTCAAATATGTCTGCTTTTCTAGATCGCATAGCTTTGGATGTGTCG gaTCCCTTTGTCTTTGAGCCACACCACAAAGCAAAGAGGGAGCCTTTTGACTACTACACGTTTGGTCAAAATTATATCCGTCCTCTAATTGATTTCAA AAATTCTTATGTTGGCAACATGCCCCTTTTCACTGAAATGGAAGAAAGACTTAAGAAG GGACACAATATCATCTTGATGTCAAATCACCAGACTGAAGCAGATCCTGCTGTTATTGCACTGCTAATTGAAAAAAAGGCCCCACATCTTGCTGAAAACatg ATCTATGTAGCAGGAGATAGAGTTGTTACTGATCCTTTGTGCAAGCCCTTCAGTATTGGCAG GAATCTGATTTGTGTATACTCTAAAAAGCACATGCTTGACGACCCCTCACAAATAGagatgaaaaaaaaagcaaatacaCGGAGTTTGAAGGAGATGGCTGTGCTTTTAAG GGGTGGATCTCAGCTAATCTGGATTGCCCCAAGTGGTGGTAGGGATCGAACAGATCCAAAAACTGGAGAATTTGTACCA GCACCCTTTGATCCTGCTTCAGTAGACAATATGCGAAGACTTGTTGAGAATTCTGGTCCACCAGGTCATATATATCCTATGGCATTACTGTGCTATGATATAATGCCCCCTCCAGCAACG GTGGAAAAAAAGATTGGGGAGAAAAGAATTATATCTTTTCATGGGACTGCCTTATCTGTGACTCCACCAATAAGCTTTTCTGGTGGAAAACCTGAACAG GCCAAGGATGACTATACAAAAGTTCTGTATGATTCCGTGACTGAGCAATATACTGTGCTGAAAGCTGCGGTACATGGCAAAAAAGGGTTACAAGCGTCAACTCCTAAAGTCTCGTTGTCACAGCCGTGGAACTAG